In Saccharothrix violaceirubra, the following are encoded in one genomic region:
- a CDS encoding DUF4231 domain-containing protein, with product MTEDALPGFFHDAEREAARAQYQTLWWSRIRLGGALLAALGGALTWKVDGFEVWAAVAVAGFCLALVTELLLAFKRPERQWYSARAVAESLKSLSWRFAVAGFPFDGADARALLRERARGIVTRYEGLHLTAENPYVTERMLTLRAAPFAERKSAYLQCRVLDQKDWYSRNARKNEDRVNQWRAVLIAGEMVAIVLAGCRAFGVWDADWSGVLAALVAGGAAWIGLKRHSSLATTYSLAARDLALIHASLVEAGEETWPAAVAEVEETIGREHALWLATRPADQ from the coding sequence ATGACCGAGGACGCTTTACCCGGCTTCTTCCACGACGCGGAACGCGAGGCGGCCCGCGCCCAGTACCAGACCCTCTGGTGGAGCCGGATCAGGCTGGGCGGCGCGTTGCTCGCGGCCCTGGGCGGTGCGCTCACGTGGAAGGTCGACGGCTTCGAGGTGTGGGCGGCGGTCGCGGTCGCCGGGTTCTGCCTCGCGTTGGTGACCGAACTCCTGTTGGCGTTCAAGCGCCCCGAGCGCCAGTGGTACTCCGCGCGTGCCGTCGCCGAGTCGTTGAAGAGCCTGTCCTGGCGGTTCGCGGTGGCCGGCTTCCCGTTCGACGGCGCCGACGCCCGCGCGCTGCTGCGCGAACGCGCCCGTGGCATCGTCACCCGCTACGAAGGTCTGCACCTGACGGCGGAGAACCCTTACGTCACCGAGCGGATGCTCACCCTGCGCGCCGCGCCTTTCGCCGAGCGCAAATCCGCCTACCTCCAATGCCGCGTGCTCGACCAGAAGGACTGGTACTCGCGCAACGCCCGCAAGAACGAGGACCGCGTCAACCAGTGGCGTGCCGTGCTCATCGCCGGCGAGATGGTCGCGATCGTGCTCGCCGGGTGCCGCGCGTTCGGGGTGTGGGACGCCGACTGGTCCGGCGTGCTGGCCGCGCTGGTGGCCGGCGGCGCGGCGTGGATCGGGCTCAAGCGGCATTCCTCGCTGGCCACGACCTACTCGCTGGCCGCCCGCGACCTCGCGCTCATCCACGCCTCGCTGGTCGAGGCCGGCGAGGAGACGTGGCCCGCCGCCGTCGCGGAGGTCGAGGAGACGATCGGCCGCGAACACGCCCTGTGGCTGGCGACCCGGCCCGCCGACCAGTGA
- a CDS encoding MarR family winged helix-turn-helix transcriptional regulator produces MADRLGFTLARLGLSVSARLHTAMAVTGLKPRQCLAVMRLAEGPLNQLDLARELDVDPSVLVAVLNDLENRDLATRRRAPEDRRRHIVEITERGRAVVADLHHAIDTVEHDLFADLAPADLTRLAGLLDRLGKTEDAPCSED; encoded by the coding sequence ATGGCGGACAGGTTGGGCTTCACGCTCGCGCGCCTCGGGCTCTCGGTCAGTGCCCGGCTGCACACGGCCATGGCCGTCACCGGCCTCAAACCCCGCCAGTGCCTCGCCGTCATGCGCCTGGCCGAAGGCCCGCTCAACCAGCTCGACCTGGCCCGCGAACTCGACGTCGACCCGAGCGTGCTGGTCGCCGTCCTCAACGACCTGGAGAACCGCGACCTGGCCACCCGGCGCCGCGCGCCCGAGGACCGCCGCCGCCACATCGTCGAGATCACCGAACGTGGGCGTGCCGTCGTCGCCGACCTCCACCACGCGATCGATACGGTGGAGCACGACCTGTTCGCCGATCTCGCGCCCGCCGACCTGACCCGGCTCGCCGGGTTGCTCGATCGGCTCGGCAAGACGGAGGACGCCCCCTGTTCGGAGGACTGA
- a CDS encoding FMN-dependent NADH-azoreductase — translation MAQLLRVDASIRRSASVSRAVADTFQRAWSARHPSGVVTVNDLETDPLPYLTVDDVAVNWTPPEGRTPAQHASAATAAGLVDELTAADVLLLAVPLYNWGTPALFKSWVDHVLNESRVAGRRGAFAGLPTVVVSARGGAYGVGAPREGWDHAVPYLRHVLGEQLGFDLHEVLVEFTLSDVDPGLAPFQEDARRSLAEAHVAAERLAKELG, via the coding sequence ATGGCTCAGCTGCTGCGGGTGGACGCGAGCATCCGGCGTTCGGCATCGGTGTCGCGGGCGGTGGCCGACACCTTCCAGCGGGCGTGGTCGGCGCGGCACCCGTCGGGCGTGGTGACCGTGAACGACCTGGAAACCGACCCGCTGCCGTACCTGACCGTGGACGACGTGGCCGTGAACTGGACCCCGCCGGAGGGGCGGACGCCGGCGCAGCACGCGTCGGCGGCGACGGCGGCGGGGTTGGTCGACGAGCTGACGGCGGCGGACGTGCTGCTGCTGGCCGTGCCGCTGTACAACTGGGGGACCCCGGCGTTGTTCAAGAGCTGGGTCGACCACGTGCTCAACGAGTCGCGGGTGGCGGGTCGGCGCGGGGCGTTCGCCGGGTTGCCGACCGTGGTGGTGAGTGCCCGCGGCGGGGCGTACGGGGTGGGGGCGCCGCGTGAGGGGTGGGACCACGCCGTGCCGTACCTGCGGCACGTGCTGGGCGAGCAGTTGGGGTTCGACCTGCACGAGGTGTTGGTCGAGTTCACGTTGTCCGACGTGGACCCGGGGTTGGCGCCGTTCCAGGAGGACGCGCGGCGGTCGTTGGCCGAGGCGCACGTGGCGGCCGAGCGGCTGGCGAAGGAACTCGGCTGA
- a CDS encoding acetamidase/formamidase family protein, whose protein sequence is MSIEVVGLTADPERLGYVFGGREPVLTVKPGTVVELATEDCFGGAVRGVDDLPSRVCTFPYLNPVTGPIAVEGAEPGDTVAVHFVDIRPVRDWAISTTFPHFGALTATHTTAMLHDALPERVWRYEVDVDRWVCRFQARSSEFSVELPLDPMHGTVGVAPAANEVIMSITPGAHGGNMDTPEMRAGTTAYFGVNVPGALISIGDGHCRQGEGEVCGTAVEAAMATVVVVDLIKGATTPWPRLESADHIMSTGTARPLEDAFRVSQHDLVGWTADLLSLDILDAYQLVSQAGLAPAGNVVDTNYTMLAKFPKNLLTTTPYADIHTRLRATATTYLSQR, encoded by the coding sequence GTGAGCATCGAGGTCGTGGGGTTGACCGCCGACCCGGAGCGGCTCGGCTACGTGTTCGGCGGCCGGGAACCGGTCCTGACCGTGAAGCCCGGCACGGTGGTGGAGTTGGCCACCGAGGACTGCTTCGGCGGCGCGGTGCGCGGCGTCGACGACCTGCCCAGCCGGGTGTGCACGTTCCCGTACCTGAACCCGGTCACCGGTCCGATCGCGGTCGAGGGCGCCGAACCGGGCGACACGGTCGCCGTGCACTTCGTCGACATCCGGCCGGTGCGGGACTGGGCGATCTCGACGACGTTCCCGCACTTCGGCGCGTTGACGGCCACGCACACCACCGCGATGCTGCACGACGCACTGCCGGAACGGGTGTGGCGCTACGAGGTCGACGTGGACCGTTGGGTGTGCCGTTTCCAGGCCCGTTCCAGCGAATTCTCGGTGGAACTGCCCCTGGACCCCATGCACGGCACGGTGGGCGTGGCGCCGGCGGCGAACGAAGTGATCATGAGCATCACGCCGGGCGCGCACGGCGGCAACATGGACACCCCCGAGATGCGGGCGGGGACGACCGCGTACTTCGGCGTGAACGTACCCGGCGCGCTGATCTCGATCGGCGACGGCCACTGCCGCCAGGGCGAGGGCGAGGTCTGCGGCACGGCCGTCGAGGCGGCGATGGCGACGGTCGTGGTCGTCGACCTGATCAAGGGCGCGACCACCCCGTGGCCGCGCCTGGAGTCCGCCGACCACATCATGTCCACCGGCACCGCCCGTCCGCTGGAGGACGCGTTCCGCGTCAGCCAGCACGACCTGGTCGGCTGGACCGCCGACCTGCTGTCGCTGGACATCCTCGACGCCTACCAGTTGGTGAGCCAGGCGGGCCTCGCGCCGGCGGGCAACGTCGTCGACACGAACTACACGATGCTCGCCAAGTTCCCGAAGAACCTCCTCACCACCACCCCCTACGCCGACATCCACACCCGCCTGCGCGCCACCGCCACCACCTACCTGTCCCAACGCTGA
- a CDS encoding APC family permease, whose product MGVEQYGYAQELRRSLGFRDLLVYGLIFMVPIAPFGIFGSVFQGSGGMIALAYAIGMLAMLFTAGSYAQMAKAFPIAGSVYTYAGRGIGAPVGFLAGWLILLDYVLVPSLLYLIAGVAMNSLLPAVPIWLWVIAFVVLNTAVNYVGIELTALVTRVILVLQLVVLAIFLVIGVVALLQGRGRGFSFAPIFDGGTFSWSLVFGAVSIAVLSFLGFDGISTLAEENRDSARAIGRSMVAALLLTGVLFIVQTWVAALLVPDPAGLIENGDAAGTAFYDAARVAGGGWLATLTAVATAVSWGFANSLVAQAATARLLFAMARDRQLPAFLARVHPTRRVPVNATLLVAAVSLALGLYMQSREDGITLLSSLVNFGAMAAFLVLHVSVVVHYVVRSRSRNWWAHLIAPAIGFAILAYVVVNAKVAAQTTGFVWLGIGVLVLIGLLATGRKPVLSGVGATEEK is encoded by the coding sequence ATGGGAGTCGAGCAGTACGGGTACGCCCAGGAACTGCGCCGGTCGTTGGGATTCCGCGACCTGTTGGTCTACGGCCTGATCTTCATGGTGCCGATCGCGCCGTTCGGCATCTTCGGCAGCGTGTTCCAGGGGTCCGGCGGCATGATCGCGCTGGCCTACGCGATCGGCATGCTCGCCATGCTGTTCACCGCCGGTTCGTACGCGCAGATGGCGAAGGCGTTCCCCATCGCCGGCTCCGTCTACACCTATGCCGGACGCGGCATCGGCGCCCCGGTCGGCTTCCTGGCCGGCTGGTTGATCCTCCTGGACTACGTCCTGGTGCCCAGCCTGCTCTACCTGATCGCGGGCGTGGCGATGAACTCGCTGCTCCCGGCGGTGCCGATCTGGCTGTGGGTGATCGCGTTCGTCGTGCTCAACACGGCGGTCAACTACGTCGGCATCGAGCTGACCGCGCTGGTGACCCGCGTGATCCTGGTGCTCCAGCTCGTCGTCCTGGCGATCTTCCTGGTGATCGGCGTGGTCGCGTTGCTCCAGGGCAGGGGACGCGGGTTCAGCTTCGCGCCGATCTTCGACGGCGGCACGTTCTCGTGGTCGCTGGTGTTCGGCGCGGTGTCGATCGCGGTGCTGAGCTTCCTCGGCTTCGACGGCATCTCCACGCTCGCCGAGGAGAACCGCGACTCGGCCCGTGCGATCGGCCGGTCGATGGTGGCCGCGCTGCTGCTGACCGGCGTGCTGTTCATCGTGCAGACCTGGGTCGCCGCACTGCTCGTGCCCGACCCGGCCGGGCTGATCGAGAACGGCGACGCGGCGGGCACCGCGTTCTACGACGCGGCCCGCGTCGCGGGCGGCGGCTGGCTGGCCACGCTGACGGCCGTGGCGACGGCGGTCTCGTGGGGCTTCGCGAACTCGTTGGTGGCGCAGGCCGCGACCGCGCGGTTGCTGTTCGCCATGGCCCGCGACCGGCAGTTGCCCGCGTTCCTGGCCAGGGTGCACCCGACCCGGCGCGTGCCGGTGAACGCGACGCTGCTGGTCGCGGCCGTGTCGCTGGCGCTGGGCCTGTACATGCAGTCCCGCGAGGACGGCATCACGCTGCTCAGCTCGTTGGTGAACTTCGGTGCCATGGCCGCGTTCCTGGTGCTGCACGTGTCCGTCGTCGTGCACTACGTGGTCCGCTCGCGCAGCCGGAACTGGTGGGCGCACCTGATCGCGCCGGCGATCGGGTTCGCGATCCTGGCCTACGTGGTGGTCAACGCCAAGGTCGCCGCGCAGACCACCGGGTTCGTCTGGCTGGGCATCGGCGTCCTGGTCCTGATCGGCCTGCTCGCGACGGGCCGCAAGCCCGTCCTGTCGGGCGTCGGCGCTACGGAGGAGAAGTGA
- a CDS encoding ABC transporter substrate-binding protein, with amino-acid sequence MDSAAVVRVVVRDRIEVVLAGPDPAALRLGLLLPLSGALGLTGPSGLLAAALAATEVNSAGGVAGREAHLVLVDAGRAPAEVAVDASGLVGLVDAFVGFHTSDVHRALENALAGRVPYVFTPPHEGGRRKSGVVLLGDSPERQLASALRWLVERRRRTRWALVGSDYIWPRAVHRDATAIVRALGAQVVARRLVPFPGPGIDAEAIVAGLVRARADAVLVSLVGRDLARFNRVFAASPLAGRVVRLSGSLEENGLLAAGGDDTGELYAAMRSFAGQGDERRLALAHRHHALFGGEAPVLDAYAEGVYDGVHLAVALAAAGRLTAADAQSGAAALLAGIDRHAWAALGPPRAGGFLARADGLDLTVIAPL; translated from the coding sequence ATGGACTCGGCGGCGGTCGTTCGCGTGGTCGTGCGCGACCGGATCGAGGTCGTGCTGGCCGGACCCGACCCGGCGGCCCTGCGACTCGGGCTGCTGCTGCCGCTGTCGGGCGCGCTCGGGTTGACCGGGCCGTCCGGGCTGCTCGCCGCCGCGCTGGCGGCCACCGAGGTCAACTCCGCCGGTGGCGTCGCCGGGCGGGAGGCGCACCTGGTGCTCGTCGACGCCGGACGTGCGCCCGCCGAGGTGGCGGTCGACGCGTCGGGCCTGGTCGGACTCGTCGACGCCTTCGTGGGCTTCCACACCAGCGACGTGCACCGGGCGTTGGAGAACGCGCTCGCCGGACGTGTGCCTTACGTGTTCACGCCACCCCATGAAGGCGGACGACGCAAAAGCGGCGTGGTGCTGCTCGGCGACTCCCCGGAACGCCAACTCGCGTCCGCCCTGCGGTGGCTGGTCGAACGCCGGCGGCGGACGAGGTGGGCGCTGGTCGGCAGCGACTACATCTGGCCGCGGGCCGTGCACCGGGACGCGACCGCGATCGTCCGGGCGCTCGGCGCCCAGGTCGTGGCCCGGCGTCTGGTGCCGTTCCCCGGGCCGGGCATCGACGCCGAGGCGATCGTCGCCGGGCTGGTCCGGGCGCGGGCCGACGCCGTGCTGGTCAGCCTGGTCGGTCGCGACCTGGCCCGGTTCAACCGGGTGTTCGCCGCCTCCCCGCTGGCCGGGCGGGTGGTGCGGCTGTCCGGGTCGCTGGAGGAGAACGGCCTGCTCGCGGCGGGCGGCGACGACACGGGCGAGCTGTACGCGGCGATGCGGTCGTTCGCCGGGCAGGGCGACGAGCGGCGACTCGCGCTGGCGCACCGGCACCACGCGCTGTTCGGCGGCGAGGCACCGGTGCTGGACGCGTACGCGGAAGGCGTCTACGACGGCGTGCACCTCGCGGTCGCCCTGGCGGCGGCGGGCCGGCTCACGGCGGCCGACGCCCAGTCGGGTGCCGCCGCGCTGCTGGCGGGCATCGACCGCCACGCGTGGGCGGCGCTGGGACCGCCGCGCGCGGGAGGATTCCTGGCCCGAGCGGACGGCCTGGACCTGACCGTGATCGCCCCGTTGTAG
- a CDS encoding MarR family winged helix-turn-helix transcriptional regulator, whose product MADQRGLVRADLVDLLTRAQRALARDLGTVLEEEGVTVDQWRVLRELSTGGRTMGDLAMAVEIPHPTLTRLVDALVDSAFLYRSQSPTDRRKVAVHVSDPGRAKLDRLEALAAAHEQALSTRLGTDTVTHLATLLRTLP is encoded by the coding sequence ATGGCTGATCAGCGGGGCCTGGTCCGTGCCGACCTGGTCGACCTCCTCACCCGTGCGCAGCGCGCGTTGGCCCGCGATCTGGGCACCGTGCTGGAGGAGGAGGGCGTGACCGTGGACCAGTGGCGCGTGCTGCGGGAGCTGTCGACGGGTGGCCGCACGATGGGCGACCTGGCCATGGCCGTGGAGATCCCCCACCCGACGCTGACCCGGCTCGTGGACGCCCTGGTCGACTCCGCGTTCCTCTACCGCTCGCAGTCGCCGACCGACCGCCGCAAGGTGGCCGTGCACGTGTCGGACCCCGGCCGCGCCAAGCTGGACCGCCTGGAGGCGTTGGCCGCCGCCCACGAGCAGGCCCTGTCGACCCGCCTGGGCACCGACACCGTCACCCACCTCGCGACCCTGCTCCGCACCCTCCCCTGA
- a CDS encoding S8 family peptidase translates to MTRAFGAIALTAGALSVATATAGAQPASVVPAPEGTAVPGQYVVVLKDDAAVSASADLTARHGGKVTATWNRAINGFAVQASEDEAKRLAADPAVKTVVQNGRVQKTDIQTNPPSWGLDRIDQRNLPLNSGYSYTTQASNVTVYVIDTGIRTTHSTFGGRASWGADFIDGTKVDCNGHGTHVAGTAAGAEYGVAKGAKVVAVRVLDCQGGGTFASVLSGIEWVTANAVKPAVANMSLGAVAGTQTEPIEQAVRASIASGVTYAVASGNANTDACQFSPARVAEALTVNASTVTDQRAVFSNYGRCTDLFAPGEAIKSAWIGGDNATETIDGTSMASPHVAGAAALYLGANPNATPAEVGTALLGQTTPDKIGNPGAESPNKLLFNGGGTPGATVVLTRYQKAPDHVSTVNGAPGEGFVTEGKLGKLFYGQEPNTHAVYQCRSDWDYFTSANAACEGKTVIATLGYAFNSAQANSRPLYRCQVKGTGDHMDSASSTCEGQTTEGILGHVVK, encoded by the coding sequence GTGACAAGAGCGTTCGGGGCGATCGCGCTCACGGCCGGTGCACTGTCGGTGGCGACCGCCACCGCCGGCGCGCAGCCCGCGTCCGTGGTCCCGGCCCCTGAAGGCACCGCGGTGCCCGGCCAGTACGTGGTCGTGCTCAAGGACGACGCGGCCGTGTCGGCCTCCGCCGACCTGACCGCCCGTCACGGGGGCAAGGTCACCGCGACGTGGAACCGGGCGATCAACGGTTTCGCGGTCCAGGCGTCGGAGGACGAGGCGAAGCGTCTGGCCGCCGACCCGGCGGTGAAGACGGTCGTCCAGAACGGCCGCGTCCAGAAGACCGACATCCAGACGAACCCGCCGTCGTGGGGGCTCGACCGGATCGACCAGCGGAACCTTCCGCTGAACTCGGGCTACAGCTACACGACGCAGGCGTCGAACGTGACCGTCTACGTCATCGACACCGGTATCCGCACGACGCACTCCACCTTCGGTGGCCGCGCGTCGTGGGGTGCCGACTTCATCGACGGCACGAAGGTCGACTGCAACGGTCACGGCACGCACGTCGCCGGGACCGCGGCGGGCGCCGAGTACGGCGTCGCCAAGGGTGCCAAGGTCGTCGCGGTCCGCGTGCTGGACTGCCAGGGCGGCGGCACCTTCGCGAGCGTGCTGAGCGGCATCGAGTGGGTGACCGCCAACGCGGTCAAGCCCGCCGTGGCCAACATGAGCCTCGGCGCGGTCGCGGGCACGCAGACCGAGCCCATCGAGCAGGCGGTGCGCGCCTCCATCGCGTCGGGCGTGACCTACGCGGTGGCGTCGGGCAACGCCAACACCGACGCGTGCCAGTTCAGCCCGGCCCGCGTCGCGGAGGCCCTGACGGTCAACGCGTCCACGGTCACCGACCAGCGCGCCGTGTTCTCGAACTACGGCCGGTGCACGGACCTGTTCGCGCCGGGCGAGGCCATCAAGTCGGCCTGGATCGGCGGCGACAACGCGACGGAGACCATCGACGGCACGTCGATGGCCAGCCCGCACGTGGCGGGCGCGGCGGCGCTGTACCTGGGCGCCAACCCGAACGCCACGCCGGCCGAGGTCGGCACGGCGCTGCTGGGTCAGACCACGCCGGACAAGATCGGCAACCCCGGTGCCGAGTCGCCGAACAAGCTGCTCTTCAACGGTGGCGGCACGCCGGGCGCGACGGTGGTGCTCACGCGTTACCAGAAGGCGCCCGACCACGTCAGCACCGTGAACGGCGCCCCCGGTGAGGGTTTCGTCACCGAGGGCAAACTGGGCAAGCTGTTCTACGGCCAGGAGCCGAACACCCACGCGGTGTACCAGTGCCGCAGCGACTGGGACTACTTCACGTCGGCCAACGCCGCCTGTGAGGGCAAGACCGTCATCGCGACGCTCGGCTACGCGTTCAACTCCGCGCAGGCGAATTCGCGGCCGTTGTACCGCTGCCAGGTCAAGGGCACGGGCGACCACATGGACTCTGCCTCGAGCACCTGTGAGGGCCAGACGACCGAGGGCATCCTCGGCCACGTGGTGAAGTGA